From a region of the Streptococcus ruminantium genome:
- a CDS encoding DMT family transporter has protein sequence MGQTTSTIAQQKMNETTKKFRIAGIRSGIVSGLFYGLYSFVIMILQRFDPIKSAVGILAAPFVMGAINDFLGGCVLLLAAIRNGKFKELGRTLATKPGKIMLLGYILGGPVANGAYLVGLYLAGAFAIPISATTAAFGALFSAIFLKQKLNMRVVAGMLMCVAGAVVINLVKPEGAPNFTLGIILAVVAAICWGLEGTISSFGGAMLDSEVTVTLRQLVSGLIQMVIIVPIIGATGLFTATLTSPFLVFLLLISGTLVGISYMEWYRSNAMVGTAIGMSLNITYAFWGVLLSVLFLGQAITTTIVVGSLVIITGAILVTTNPLDFFRKDEV, from the coding sequence ATGGGACAAACGACAAGTACTATTGCACAACAAAAAATGAATGAAACGACCAAAAAATTCCGTATTGCAGGTATTCGAAGCGGAATTGTTTCTGGCTTATTTTATGGATTATACTCCTTTGTTATTATGATTCTTCAGAGATTTGATCCGATTAAGTCAGCGGTGGGCATTTTAGCAGCTCCCTTTGTAATGGGCGCGATAAATGATTTTTTGGGTGGTTGTGTGCTCTTGCTTGCAGCGATAAGAAATGGGAAATTCAAAGAATTGGGGCGTACATTAGCTACTAAACCAGGGAAAATTATGTTGCTCGGCTATATTTTGGGCGGTCCAGTAGCAAATGGTGCTTACCTAGTTGGTCTTTATTTAGCGGGAGCTTTTGCTATTCCAATTTCAGCGACAACGGCTGCGTTTGGTGCTCTTTTCTCAGCTATTTTCTTAAAACAAAAATTAAACATGCGCGTTGTTGCTGGGATGTTGATGTGTGTGGCTGGCGCGGTTGTTATCAATCTGGTAAAACCTGAGGGAGCTCCTAATTTTACACTAGGAATTATCCTGGCTGTAGTGGCTGCAATATGCTGGGGATTGGAAGGAACGATTTCAAGTTTTGGTGGTGCAATGCTTGACTCAGAAGTTACTGTAACCCTACGTCAATTGGTTTCTGGTTTAATTCAAATGGTTATCATTGTCCCAATTATTGGAGCGACGGGTCTATTTACAGCAACCTTAACTTCACCGTTTTTAGTATTTCTCCTACTGATTTCCGGTACATTGGTTGGTATTTCATATATGGAATGGTATCGTTCAAATGCTATGGTTGGTACTGCGATTGGTATGTCCTTAAATATTACCTATGCTTTCTGGGGTGTTCTACTTAGTGTTTTATTCCTTGGACAAGCAATTACAACAACTATTGTTGTTGGTTCGTTGGTGATTATCACAGGTGCTATTCTAGTAACGACGAATCCACTAGATTTTTTTAGAAAAGATGAGGTATAG
- the cutC gene encoding choline trimethylamine-lyase → MDMKEFTAKLEEATKKLSAEERASLVKIFQSVSDDITKPEVSFANVEPLVSEGTDVPEGITPRLQALKNQYLKAQPTISLIRAVNLTRISKENEGMPKAILRGTAFKEFCKIAPVVIQDNELLVGAPNGGARFGAFSPDISWRWLRDEIDTISTRPQDPYALSEEDKKVLREEIFPYWEGRSVDEACESQYREAGAWELSGESFVSDCSYHACSGGGDSNPGYDVVGMKKGMLDIKAEAEAHLAKLDYANPDDLEKIYFYKSQILTAEGVMIYAKRMSEYAAELAAKESNPKRRAELEMISRVNANVPAHKPETFWEAMQYVVTIQHLLLCEENQTGLSIGRVDQYMYPLYKKDIESGRMNDYQAFELAGCMFIKMSEMMWLTSEGSSKFFAGYQPFVNMCVGGVTREGRDATNDLTYLLMDAIRHVKVYQPTLATRINNKSPRKYLKKIVDVVRAGIGFPACHFDDAHIKMMLAKGVSMEDARDYCLMGCVEPQKSGRLYQWTSTAYTQWPILIETTLNHGIPLWYGKPVTPDMGPLEQYKTFEQFEAAVKETIKYVTKWTSVMTVISQRVQRELAPAPLMSMMYEGTMENGRGVKSGGAMYNFGPGVVWSGLANYADSMAAIKKLVFEDKKYTLAELNKALIADFEGYDQIRADCLAAPKYGNDDDYVDYFASDIVEFTEEEHRKYKTLYSILSHGTLSISNNTPLGQITGASASGRRAWTPLSDGISPDHGMDTKGPTAIIKSVSKMANENMNIGMVHNFKIMAGLLDTPQGEESLITLLRTASILGNGEMQFNYLDNAILLEAQQHPEKYRDLIVRVAGYSAFFVELCKDVQDEIIARTVLTRI, encoded by the coding sequence ATGGATATGAAGGAATTTACAGCTAAGCTGGAAGAAGCTACGAAGAAACTAAGTGCGGAAGAACGTGCATCACTGGTAAAAATTTTCCAAAGTGTTTCTGATGATATTACAAAGCCAGAAGTTAGTTTTGCAAATGTAGAACCGCTTGTGTCAGAAGGTACAGATGTACCAGAGGGAATTACACCTCGATTGCAGGCCTTAAAAAACCAATATTTGAAAGCTCAACCAACGATCTCTTTAATTCGTGCGGTAAACCTGACACGAATTTCTAAAGAGAATGAAGGTATGCCAAAAGCAATCCTACGCGGAACTGCTTTCAAGGAATTTTGTAAAATTGCTCCAGTAGTCATTCAGGATAATGAATTATTGGTAGGTGCACCGAATGGTGGCGCACGTTTTGGTGCCTTTTCTCCAGATATTTCATGGCGTTGGCTTCGCGATGAAATTGATACGATTTCAACTCGTCCGCAGGACCCATACGCCTTGTCTGAAGAAGATAAAAAGGTTCTAAGAGAAGAAATTTTCCCATATTGGGAAGGACGTTCTGTAGATGAAGCCTGTGAGTCACAATACCGTGAAGCGGGTGCTTGGGAACTTTCTGGTGAATCATTTGTCTCTGATTGTTCTTATCATGCTTGTTCTGGTGGTGGTGACTCAAATCCAGGATACGATGTGGTAGGGATGAAAAAAGGTATGCTAGATATTAAGGCTGAAGCAGAAGCCCACCTAGCAAAACTGGACTATGCTAATCCAGATGATTTGGAGAAAATCTATTTCTACAAATCGCAAATTCTAACAGCAGAAGGTGTTATGATTTATGCGAAGCGTATGTCTGAGTACGCAGCAGAATTAGCCGCAAAAGAATCCAATCCAAAACGCAGAGCAGAATTGGAGATGATTTCTCGCGTCAATGCCAATGTTCCTGCGCATAAACCAGAGACTTTCTGGGAAGCGATGCAATACGTTGTAACAATTCAGCACCTACTACTCTGTGAAGAAAACCAGACAGGTCTTTCAATTGGTCGTGTTGACCAGTATATGTATCCGCTTTATAAAAAGGATATTGAATCTGGCCGGATGAATGATTATCAAGCTTTTGAATTAGCCGGCTGTATGTTTATTAAGATGTCAGAAATGATGTGGTTAACATCAGAGGGATCTTCTAAATTCTTTGCAGGTTATCAACCATTTGTAAACATGTGTGTCGGTGGGGTAACACGTGAAGGGCGTGATGCAACAAATGATTTGACCTATCTTTTGATGGATGCGATTCGCCATGTGAAGGTTTATCAACCAACCTTGGCAACTCGTATCAATAACAAATCGCCACGTAAGTACTTGAAGAAAATTGTTGATGTTGTCCGTGCAGGAATTGGTTTCCCTGCGTGTCACTTTGACGACGCTCACATCAAAATGATGTTGGCAAAAGGTGTTTCAATGGAGGATGCACGTGATTACTGCTTAATGGGATGCGTAGAACCACAAAAATCGGGTCGTCTCTATCAATGGACATCAACAGCCTACACTCAATGGCCAATCTTAATCGAAACAACGTTGAACCATGGTATTCCATTATGGTACGGAAAACCAGTTACTCCAGATATGGGACCTCTTGAGCAATACAAAACATTTGAACAATTTGAAGCCGCTGTTAAAGAGACAATCAAGTATGTTACCAAATGGACTTCTGTTATGACCGTCATCTCTCAGCGTGTCCAACGTGAGTTAGCACCGGCACCATTGATGTCCATGATGTATGAAGGTACGATGGAAAATGGTCGTGGAGTTAAATCAGGTGGAGCGATGTACAATTTCGGTCCAGGTGTTGTTTGGTCAGGGCTTGCTAACTACGCAGATTCCATGGCAGCAATTAAAAAACTTGTCTTTGAAGATAAAAAGTATACACTTGCCGAATTGAACAAGGCTTTGATTGCCGATTTTGAAGGGTATGATCAAATTCGCGCAGATTGTTTAGCAGCTCCTAAATATGGTAATGACGATGACTATGTGGATTATTTTGCTTCAGATATTGTCGAGTTCACAGAAGAGGAACATCGTAAGTATAAGACTTTGTATTCTATTTTGAGTCATGGTACCTTGTCCATTTCAAATAATACACCTCTCGGTCAAATTACAGGAGCCTCTGCTTCTGGTCGCCGTGCTTGGACACCGCTTTCAGATGGTATCTCACCAGATCATGGTATGGATACCAAGGGTCCGACAGCGATCATTAAGTCAGTTTCCAAGATGGCGAATGAAAATATGAATATCGGCATGGTTCATAACTTCAAGATTATGGCAGGTCTTCTTGACACTCCACAAGGTGAGGAAAGTTTGATTACCTTACTTAGAACAGCAAGTATTCTTGGTAATGGTGAGATGCAGTTTAACTATCTTGACAATGCAATTTTGCTAGAAGCACAACAACATCCAGAGAAATATCGTGATTTGATTGTTCGTGTAGCTGGTTATAGTGCCTTCTTCGTTGAATTATGTAAAGATGTTCAGGATGAAATTATTGCGCGTACAGTTTTGACACGGATTTAA
- the eutM gene encoding ethanolamine utilization microcompartment protein EutM has translation MSSEALGMIETKGLVGSIEAADAMVKAANVTLIGKEHVGGGLVTVLVRGDVGAVKAATDAGAAAAQRIGELVSVHVIPRPHGEVETILPGSK, from the coding sequence ATGAGTTCCGAAGCATTGGGAATGATTGAAACTAAGGGATTAGTCGGCTCAATAGAGGCGGCAGATGCAATGGTTAAAGCAGCAAATGTTACTTTAATCGGGAAAGAACATGTTGGTGGTGGTTTAGTAACCGTCCTTGTTCGAGGAGATGTCGGAGCAGTTAAGGCGGCAACAGATGCTGGTGCTGCTGCTGCACAACGAATCGGTGAGTTAGTCTCTGTTCATGTTATTCCACGTCCGCACGGGGAAGTAGAGACAATCTTGCCTGGTTCTAAATAA
- a CDS encoding aldehyde dehydrogenase family protein, with product MRYIDKDLESIQEIRNLLLNGQMSFVHLQKYSQSDLDVVTSIFIKTLLDKTSDYVHEFVTGNDYGVEEDEHFLCTHFLKRFEETLQKESYIGIIGGNSTEKVIEIGAPMGVVAVLLPARPTFTLLVNVCLLAMKTGNSLVFIANRQSTRSTLHSLKKLITLAEESGYPEDGISLGETISDAGILELLASDKVSLLINIGCPEYISNKFVTNIPLLYGGDSSGPVFVERTANIEKAVSDVIHSRSFQNGILPGAEQFLVTENVIADQIKDSLEKNGAHLLTESETRKLIAFLTASEKNIKENYIGKSAIWLAEKSGISVPAETKVLVSVQDYMNEEDFFSRKLLCPVIVVYLEPDWTLACVKCMNLLDELKMGHTLTIHSKDWKIIREFALVKKVGRIVVNAPTVCVATGIVSNFPTSLILGGITTGKGYSSENITPKHLTYTRQVGFEVNNKS from the coding sequence ATGAGATATATTGACAAAGATTTGGAATCAATTCAAGAAATAAGAAATTTGCTTCTGAATGGTCAAATGTCTTTTGTTCACTTGCAGAAGTACAGTCAAAGTGATTTGGATGTCGTGACTTCTATCTTTATCAAAACTTTGCTGGACAAAACAAGCGACTATGTCCACGAGTTTGTGACTGGTAATGATTACGGTGTGGAAGAGGATGAGCATTTTTTATGTACACATTTTCTGAAACGTTTCGAGGAAACTCTTCAGAAGGAGTCATATATCGGTATCATCGGTGGAAATTCTACAGAAAAAGTTATCGAAATTGGAGCGCCGATGGGGGTTGTTGCGGTTTTGTTACCAGCTCGCCCAACCTTTACCTTATTGGTTAATGTCTGTTTACTAGCGATGAAAACAGGAAATTCTCTGGTATTCATTGCTAATCGGCAGTCAACAAGGTCAACTCTTCATAGTTTGAAAAAACTAATTACGCTTGCCGAAGAGTCTGGTTATCCTGAAGATGGTATCAGTCTAGGTGAGACAATTAGCGATGCAGGAATACTGGAATTGTTGGCCAGCGATAAGGTTTCTCTACTCATCAATATTGGCTGCCCAGAATACATTTCAAATAAGTTTGTCACCAATATACCTTTATTATATGGTGGGGATTCATCTGGACCAGTATTTGTAGAAAGAACCGCAAACATCGAGAAAGCTGTTAGTGATGTCATTCATTCGAGAAGTTTTCAAAATGGTATCTTACCCGGTGCAGAGCAATTTCTAGTTACTGAAAATGTTATTGCAGATCAAATCAAAGATAGCCTAGAAAAGAATGGAGCTCATTTGCTGACGGAGTCAGAGACTAGGAAGCTGATTGCATTTCTAACAGCTTCAGAGAAGAATATTAAGGAAAATTATATTGGGAAGTCAGCTATCTGGTTGGCAGAAAAATCCGGCATATCTGTTCCGGCAGAAACAAAGGTTCTTGTATCTGTCCAAGATTACATGAATGAAGAGGATTTTTTTAGTCGAAAATTACTCTGTCCAGTGATTGTAGTCTACTTGGAACCGGATTGGACCTTAGCTTGTGTTAAATGTATGAACTTGCTAGATGAGTTAAAAATGGGACATACGTTAACCATACATTCCAAAGATTGGAAAATCATCAGAGAGTTTGCCTTAGTCAAAAAGGTTGGGAGAATTGTGGTAAATGCACCTACAGTTTGTGTCGCTACAGGTATTGTTTCTAACTTCCCGACATCATTGATATTGGGTGGTATCACAACTGGTAAAGGATATAGCTCGGAAAATATCACACCGAAACATTTGACTTATACCCGTCAGGTTGGTTTTGAAGTTAATAATAAGTCATGA
- a CDS encoding MerR family transcriptional regulator yields the protein MGVDNLFSIGRAAAMSGVSTKTLRYYESLDLIHPKHISSENGYRYYDKDALLLIPLIKYYQQVGLSLKRIKELIHVAGCSTHYHHLKKRRDEINAEREELSIALSSVDDWLELIVEGEMCLQSRKHHPGANIEQMISVKYYSEQASYCYLEQPYSYNYKESIINLEWIRHLEAHHLEVSGPVILKYNSYLKKMKGESKFATILQHCFPESETFSKFGGFMALTCYHIGPLESIAETYKYLLHYAEKHKYSLKDECYERHVIDYWVTQDHNEFVTEIIIPVVTQDELYQ from the coding sequence ATGGGAGTAGATAATTTGTTTTCAATTGGTAGAGCGGCTGCTATGAGTGGTGTTTCAACAAAAACATTGCGCTACTACGAAAGTCTAGATCTAATCCATCCTAAGCATATTTCCAGTGAGAATGGCTACCGCTATTATGATAAAGATGCTCTGTTGCTGATACCATTGATTAAGTATTATCAGCAAGTTGGGTTAAGTTTAAAAAGAATTAAAGAGCTGATTCATGTAGCTGGGTGCTCTACTCACTATCATCATCTCAAGAAAAGGCGCGACGAGATCAATGCCGAGCGTGAAGAGCTATCTATCGCACTATCATCCGTGGATGATTGGTTAGAATTGATTGTTGAGGGTGAGATGTGCCTGCAAAGTAGGAAGCATCATCCTGGAGCAAACATAGAGCAGATGATTAGTGTAAAATATTATTCTGAGCAGGCAAGTTATTGTTATTTGGAACAGCCTTATAGCTATAATTACAAAGAGTCGATCATCAATTTGGAGTGGATTAGGCATTTAGAAGCACATCATTTAGAAGTTTCAGGGCCGGTTATTTTGAAATATAACTCTTATCTAAAAAAGATGAAGGGGGAAAGTAAATTCGCAACTATCTTGCAGCATTGTTTTCCAGAGTCGGAAACTTTTTCAAAATTTGGCGGTTTTATGGCTTTAACCTGCTATCACATTGGTCCACTAGAAAGTATTGCTGAGACATATAAGTATTTGCTACACTATGCAGAGAAGCATAAATATAGCCTAAAAGATGAGTGTTATGAACGCCATGTCATTGATTATTGGGTAACTCAGGACCACAATGAGTTTGTAACAGAGATTATTATTCCTGTTGTCACGCAGGATGAGCTTTATCAATAA
- a CDS encoding BMC domain-containing protein, which translates to MERYQAIGAVETFGLVYALEAADAMVKASDVEVIAYVNTASGYIAVIVQGETAACKTAVDAGVSAVEKMGTEVYSSVVIPGPHEDLKKIIDRYSLEMMFPEEATE; encoded by the coding sequence ATGGAAAGATATCAAGCAATTGGTGCTGTGGAGACATTTGGTCTTGTATATGCACTTGAGGCAGCAGATGCAATGGTAAAGGCTTCAGATGTTGAAGTAATTGCTTATGTCAACACTGCATCCGGTTATATTGCAGTTATTGTCCAAGGTGAAACGGCAGCTTGCAAGACAGCTGTTGATGCGGGAGTTAGTGCGGTAGAAAAAATGGGGACTGAGGTATATAGTAGTGTTGTCATTCCAGGACCACATGAAGATTTAAAGAAAATCATCGATCGCTACTCATTAGAAATGATGTTCCCAGAAGAAGCAACAGAGTAG
- a CDS encoding BMC domain-containing protein, protein MRYHGGQALGLVETVGLVPALEACDKMLKASNVKLISYENVGSTLVTIMVVGDVAAVEAAVEAGARAAEAIGKLTAHNVMPRPISSVGDMVSVHDIDN, encoded by the coding sequence ATGAGGTATCATGGTGGTCAGGCATTAGGACTTGTGGAAACAGTTGGTTTGGTGCCAGCTTTGGAAGCATGCGATAAGATGTTAAAAGCCAGCAATGTCAAATTGATTTCCTACGAGAATGTTGGTTCTACATTGGTTACAATCATGGTAGTTGGTGATGTAGCTGCTGTTGAGGCTGCTGTTGAGGCTGGAGCACGTGCAGCTGAAGCAATTGGTAAATTAACTGCTCATAATGTAATGCCAAGGCCAATCTCTTCTGTTGGGGACATGGTTTCTGTACATGATATTGATAATTGA